The DNA region GCTTCAGCATACTCAAGAGACTGGAACTACGAAGCTATGCGTGGTGCTTGTGATGAGGTAGGTGCATTATTGATGGCTGATATCTCTCACCCTTCAGGGCTTATTGCAAAAGGATTGTTGAACGATCCATTGAAGCACTGTCATATCGTGACATCTACTACACACAAAACACTTCGTGGACCAAGAGGTGGTGTAATTATGATGGGCGAAGACTTCGAAAACCCATGGGGATTGAAAACACCTAAAGGAAAGACTCGTATGATGTCTTCTCTATTAGATTCTGGTGTATTCCCAGGTACACAAGGTGGACCATTGGAGCACGTAATCGCTGGTAAAGCAATTGCATTTGGTGAGTGTCTTACTGATGAGTACGGTGCATACGTTCAACAAGTAAGAGCAAACGCTCAAGCAATGAACAAAGCATTTATCGATAAAGGATATGATGTAATCTCTGGTGGTACAGATAACCACTTGATGTTGATCGACCTTCGTTCGAAAAATATCTCAGGTAAATTAGCTGAGAATACTTTGATCAAAGCTGATATCACAATCAATAAAAACATGGTACCATTCGATGACAAATCTCCATTTGTTACATCAGGTATTCGTGTAGGTACTGCAGCTGTAACTACTAGAGGATTAGTAGAAGCAGATATGCCTCGTATCGTTGAATTCATTGACAGAACGTTGATGAACCATGAAAACGATAACGAAATTGCAGTAGTAAG from Sediminitomix flava includes:
- a CDS encoding serine hydroxymethyltransferase is translated as MKRDEKIFELIQKERVRQESGIELIASENFTSPQVMEAMGSVLTNKYAEGLPGKRYYGGCEVVDVVETLAIERVKELFGASWANVQPHSGAQANAAVMLAVLKPGDKILGFDLSHGGHLTHGSTVNFSGKLYEPTFYGVEKETGLIDWNKVVDQIRSEKPKLVIAGASAYSRDWNYEAMRGACDEVGALLMADISHPSGLIAKGLLNDPLKHCHIVTSTTHKTLRGPRGGVIMMGEDFENPWGLKTPKGKTRMMSSLLDSGVFPGTQGGPLEHVIAGKAIAFGECLTDEYGAYVQQVRANAQAMNKAFIDKGYDVISGGTDNHLMLIDLRSKNISGKLAENTLIKADITINKNMVPFDDKSPFVTSGIRVGTAAVTTRGLVEADMPRIVEFIDRTLMNHENDNEIAVVREEINAWMNQFPLFKGYEG